The following are from one region of the Corynebacterium hindlerae genome:
- a CDS encoding Gp37-like protein has product MVAQFLTPDLRIWDPFYASWKPISGAESVEVEATTDMDVDTMTIVLPAPHPLDKLLYGARVVGLPVTLVLNGVEWTGRVNTAKMSRTNSGAQQWTITVLSDHKHFHRLVSKSPETAVDGGAATFKGTLSESADWLIQHAVARTGLPTYFLPDVSGPSVEVVARTEDTVADVLGKAGARAGVFFGVQAITPDTVARGLPGREVIRQYMGAVERAWYQEFRGSGKLAYLAPHDRVEASPMLAGETAQPPTRFYGTAALDPAGKKIEPTAGVCWNVFEVAPDVGAGDVFYRDGSERVLEGVTRVGTVEELKRAGEANPWFGAHVTHWPEGAWKTATDTVLAVKAAETGLLVRGDGEQVKTKADVEALADYMGAGGAHAWLQAGQWVIANDRDFRAESEARNVPKAQPVWPGVMLRIHGERDRRQIVFSTAPGGGLESWEAEITAPDGAAIIAGTQFDAWMTGFMNRDGVQAGASAGEITAGGSPLSRVAKTAVEKSGGAIKGVNANISPSSTVDGTEVSFDSLSAVVDMSVTGPVFYRERFHSMGGEVTADTTAAFEEQFAQMQGSTAMTAKLGLNNSTIFGDDQTRPDGSVLPGWKPGDRVTLWDGDTQVSEVISGWRASWSKDKPTPEVMPLLGQKVDRQTPVDSLMDTIRRIEKLTERTNLAPPRLPKRSDVATVVAEEVEAPISRAVVSEAEARRREIMQSQREVSAQLEAARRDLDASGREMSQAVDRVRETAEAAKQWTVDNQQSFNLATSLAFAAQQQTNDFNAIQWVRQAEWNKTQEEINRAQAEINAAQEQVNRQQSTINDQNRRITSVQSEALSQIQAQQRTLTGATETLQRRVPAVLAVNGDYGSNEYLSYSKSGNDLMVTAKPGWSGVFVASIRVSALSSFSVHLSGQVGPSRSFSYGVGAFEKFSSGFILILPS; this is encoded by the coding sequence ATGGTAGCCCAATTCTTGACCCCTGACCTGCGCATTTGGGATCCGTTTTACGCGTCGTGGAAGCCGATTAGTGGGGCTGAGTCTGTGGAGGTTGAGGCCACCACGGATATGGATGTGGACACGATGACGATTGTGCTTCCGGCCCCGCACCCACTGGATAAGCTGCTGTACGGTGCGCGTGTGGTTGGGTTGCCGGTCACCCTGGTTTTGAATGGTGTGGAGTGGACAGGCCGGGTGAATACGGCGAAAATGTCCCGCACCAACTCAGGGGCACAGCAGTGGACTATCACGGTGTTGTCGGATCATAAGCATTTCCACCGGCTGGTGTCGAAGTCCCCGGAAACCGCTGTTGATGGTGGTGCGGCCACATTCAAGGGCACACTGTCTGAGTCGGCGGATTGGCTTATTCAGCACGCTGTGGCGCGTACTGGTCTCCCCACCTATTTTCTGCCGGATGTGTCGGGGCCGAGTGTGGAGGTTGTGGCCCGCACGGAGGATACTGTGGCGGATGTTTTGGGTAAGGCCGGGGCGCGGGCTGGGGTGTTTTTTGGGGTGCAGGCGATCACCCCGGACACGGTAGCCCGCGGCCTACCTGGTCGTGAGGTGATCCGGCAGTACATGGGGGCGGTGGAACGCGCCTGGTATCAGGAGTTTCGGGGGTCCGGGAAACTGGCGTACTTGGCCCCTCATGATCGGGTGGAGGCGTCGCCGATGCTGGCGGGTGAGACAGCCCAACCCCCCACAAGGTTTTACGGCACCGCGGCCCTTGACCCTGCTGGTAAGAAGATTGAGCCTACGGCTGGGGTGTGCTGGAATGTGTTCGAGGTCGCCCCGGATGTGGGGGCGGGTGATGTGTTTTACCGGGACGGGTCGGAGCGTGTCCTGGAGGGGGTGACGCGTGTCGGCACGGTGGAAGAGCTAAAGCGGGCCGGTGAGGCTAACCCGTGGTTTGGTGCGCATGTGACGCACTGGCCTGAGGGCGCGTGGAAGACAGCGACGGATACTGTCTTGGCGGTGAAGGCTGCTGAGACCGGGTTGCTGGTGCGTGGTGACGGGGAGCAGGTGAAGACCAAGGCGGACGTTGAGGCGCTCGCAGACTACATGGGTGCTGGTGGCGCCCACGCGTGGCTCCAGGCCGGACAATGGGTCATTGCCAACGACCGTGATTTTCGGGCCGAGTCTGAGGCGAGGAACGTCCCCAAAGCTCAACCGGTGTGGCCGGGTGTCATGCTGCGTATCCATGGTGAGCGTGACCGAAGGCAGATCGTGTTCTCCACCGCCCCCGGTGGCGGTTTGGAGTCGTGGGAGGCTGAGATCACCGCCCCGGATGGTGCTGCGATCATTGCTGGGACGCAGTTTGATGCGTGGATGACGGGGTTCATGAACCGTGATGGGGTGCAGGCCGGTGCGTCGGCTGGGGAGATCACCGCCGGTGGGTCACCCCTGTCACGGGTGGCGAAAACCGCCGTGGAAAAATCCGGTGGGGCGATCAAGGGCGTGAACGCGAACATTAGCCCGTCCTCAACCGTGGACGGCACGGAGGTGTCGTTCGACTCACTGTCCGCGGTGGTGGACATGTCAGTCACGGGGCCTGTGTTCTACCGTGAGCGGTTCCACTCCATGGGTGGTGAGGTCACGGCCGACACCACGGCAGCGTTTGAGGAGCAGTTCGCGCAGATGCAGGGGTCCACCGCGATGACCGCGAAACTGGGGCTGAACAACTCCACTATTTTCGGTGACGATCAGACTCGCCCGGATGGGAGCGTGTTGCCGGGGTGGAAACCCGGCGATAGGGTCACTTTGTGGGATGGGGATACGCAGGTGTCGGAGGTGATCAGTGGTTGGCGTGCGTCGTGGTCGAAGGATAAGCCGACGCCTGAGGTGATGCCGCTTCTGGGGCAGAAGGTTGACCGACAAACACCGGTGGATTCTTTGATGGACACGATACGCCGGATTGAGAAACTCACGGAGCGCACTAATCTCGCGCCCCCTCGTTTGCCGAAGCGGTCGGATGTGGCGACGGTGGTGGCGGAGGAAGTGGAGGCCCCGATTAGTCGGGCTGTGGTGTCTGAGGCTGAGGCGCGTCGCCGTGAGATCATGCAGTCGCAGCGGGAGGTGTCGGCGCAGTTGGAGGCGGCCCGGCGGGATTTGGATGCGTCGGGGCGTGAGATGTCCCAGGCGGTGGATCGTGTGCGTGAAACAGCTGAGGCTGCGAAACAGTGGACGGTTGATAACCAACAGAGCTTTAACCTTGCTACGTCTCTGGCGTTCGCTGCACAACAGCAAACAAACGATTTTAATGCGATCCAGTGGGTGAGGCAGGCGGAGTGGAATAAGACCCAGGAGGAGATCAACCGGGCGCAGGCTGAGATCAACGCGGCCCAGGAGCAGGTGAACCGCCAGCAGTCCACTATTAATGATCAGAACCGACGTATTACGTCGGTGCAGTCGGAGGCCCTGTCTCAGATACAGGCGCAGCAGCGGACACTGACCGGGGCGACGGAAACGCTGCAACGCCGAGTCCCGGCGGTACTGGCCGTGAATGGCGACTACGGCAGTAACGAATATCTGTCGTATTCGAAGTCGGGTAATGATTTGATGGTCACGGCTAAGCCTGGCTGGTCGGGTGTGTTTGTGGCGTCGATCCGGGTGTCGGCGTTGTCGTCGTTTTCGGTGCATTTGTCTGGTCAGGTCGGGCCGTCGCGTAGTTTTTCGTACGGTGTGGGTGCGTTTGAGAAGTTTTCGTCGGGGTTCATTTTGATCCTGCCTTCCTAG
- a CDS encoding carbohydrate-binding protein — translation MAELKVGGVTPSKIFYGSTPVTAVYYGTRKIWPPAPKYPEWSEGGDYAVGDIVTYNGRYYQLITRLSSWRRGIPPDSSFNWQEVPPGSTSTSPGDRWAW, via the coding sequence ATGGCGGAGCTGAAGGTTGGGGGAGTCACCCCGAGCAAGATTTTCTACGGTAGCACCCCTGTGACAGCGGTGTACTACGGGACGCGAAAGATTTGGCCTCCGGCTCCGAAGTATCCTGAGTGGTCGGAGGGTGGCGACTACGCTGTAGGCGACATCGTCACCTACAACGGGCGTTACTACCAGCTTATAACAAGACTTAGCTCGTGGAGGAGAGGCATACCCCCTGACAGTTCTTTCAATTGGCAGGAGGTCCCCCCCGGTAGTACCAGCACCAGCCCCGGAGACAGGTGGGCGTGGTGA
- a CDS encoding phage tail tape measure protein produces the protein MGLDLGKLSATVEVRADGVENTLSKVEQGLDKIGRKVDDVSKKQIKPKADSSGVEKLSSASNKTKTALDEVGKKNIKPRVDTGDIDKAERSAGNLKNTLGSIKGVAGVALGVAGIAGVSDALGAVVTAGNDYTNQMNIMKAVSGATEQQLKSVGKVARELGNDVDLPATSAGDAAAAMSELAKGGFTVEQSMQAAKGTLQLAAASGIEAAQAATIQSQALQAFGLDASYAAKTADVLANSANASSAEITGIAQGLQQSGAVANQFGLSLEDTAASLGMLANAGIQGSDAGTLLKTTLLALTDQGKPAQQAMQELGLTVYDTNGKFVGMSSLMGQLEKASKSMSEEQYQAATATLFGSDAMRLAGVAAQQGQAGFDKMREAVEKEGAAAEVAAAKTEGLPGAISQVSNAAEELGLKLYDLGKGPAEAGLKQLASGITAISDNMDRVPFPAYAAGVAALVTRFTGLNTALNTGTGNLAKFAAETRAVKAAADAQGKSIGSVNASLQVLGQHSPTIERMHTAYQKGAPGLQLVAQKHKALAAAAKLSGSASKDSFTVIDRMGAQAAHSFVASTAKMGNAATGFARGGLSLMKSGMGSLMGALGGPWGLAIMGASFALGKLAEEHMKAKQAEEDHKAAVDQLTESLNAQSGATTQATRDSMLNRAEKEGALVDASKAGFEGSTVVDAMMGQKGALAEIKAQADGVTASFNEVSKATRISQKDFEAFGVTNNDLARALGGNEEAMNKVKGAGVSGVAAFEDLKSKLSESELASLRLAEATRAASGDLDEATQAAKRKAAADNNLVKAAKDTSKAMGLLRDSVLAVPDSKTLVVKAGPEVEDARQKLEELGAKVSQPFNGEVRIEFPNGIDINTMLDELGVKVSTLPEGRIKIDNPDAPEVLKSLELLGLKTTTLPTGEIVIDSNDPEVTQRMVELGILVKNGANGTVTISDNFDPTLAKIREVNENDGKKTSQEHTIVNRIQEWREYYGSGRTASTSGTSVGQHYSVGGRLPRNASGDRTHGGYRLPLAGPGTDRTDGILGVDAQGIPVSWVDRGEWITNRKRSSMYNRTLAAINRGTPNQILAALANDLPRHADGGVSDKVKQALAGMNGTPYVFGGWSTAGTDCSGAVSMAVNAAEGLDPFDSRTTTMGEAAWLEAKGYQRGKGGPGDMRVAFLNGGPGGGHTAIQLPDGTYIESGGNTGGGLTIGGAAGPLEGRGFTDWYFKPMGTGDGGVSVGGNGSQLAGTSTSASGSGGSVGGSVSRPQVSISDGSMSVFQAGQRMGIGGGLGALALVNENTVAAFNDLEKAREDEISSVEAIAEAEEKLAEARENAAKAGDATAEKVAEKERALAKAREKAADVDQKSVDEIAKKEESLAKAREKGDPDKIAKAEEDLAKARDAAPKKARDAADKIAKAERELKKAREAGPEKAKKAARDVEQAEENLRNAREQSVVNANRTAAAERQYRLKLAQAPFEQAASLANAFGGIFSAVGGMYQAMADAERRKLDQAKEALGIWQRQIDAQKAVQDATEASTEAMREQVKARWQSDLAVSDAEWELTMHRKRSQKELSEAVLFGINVTEMKAKTERRTAVLEAQIAFEKAQRDLTAFLRDKQLADSAFEMERSHKLAAIQTSRLALVAGALARIQGALNIEEMKALEIKAIKAQGMATSANGLGGIVGGIGGLIGALGMAAVNPLGALAAGAAAIGGIISGAGQMRAGRAQVKAAEEQQRALQNVGKGDPKLIPGLDGKSLEALDLQEQQLEIQMSQDRLQRQKDAAKQHDLLQQLVDNAEKNLEYAKRDERRADDLASLWDDGNSLNATAFFQFGGSGWAGGAKQFTGATGGGFGGLREARLSPESSMVVENGAQKAARLGLPSAPVTSPENVTASTSLLNLRETKAMRVTMDDLLGLVERIEAVVANGGVQDNVGAVFNGDVTLVNHDAGNADNRALAAALARKG, from the coding sequence ATGGGTCTTGATCTTGGTAAACTCTCCGCTACCGTTGAAGTCCGCGCCGATGGGGTCGAAAACACCCTCAGCAAGGTTGAGCAGGGGCTTGATAAGATCGGCCGGAAAGTCGATGATGTCTCCAAGAAACAGATCAAACCCAAGGCGGACAGCAGCGGGGTTGAAAAGCTAAGTTCCGCCAGCAACAAGACAAAAACCGCGCTGGATGAAGTCGGTAAGAAAAACATCAAACCCCGTGTTGACACTGGGGATATCGATAAGGCGGAACGTAGCGCCGGGAACCTGAAAAACACCCTCGGTTCCATTAAGGGCGTGGCTGGTGTAGCTCTCGGCGTGGCCGGTATCGCCGGTGTCAGTGACGCACTCGGTGCAGTCGTAACGGCCGGTAACGACTACACCAACCAAATGAACATCATGAAAGCCGTGTCGGGGGCCACGGAGCAGCAACTGAAATCAGTCGGTAAAGTCGCCCGCGAACTAGGCAACGATGTTGACCTCCCAGCAACATCCGCTGGCGACGCAGCAGCAGCAATGTCTGAACTCGCCAAAGGCGGATTCACGGTCGAACAATCCATGCAGGCCGCGAAAGGCACACTACAGCTCGCAGCAGCATCCGGTATCGAAGCAGCCCAAGCAGCAACAATCCAATCCCAAGCACTCCAAGCCTTCGGCCTTGACGCTTCCTACGCTGCGAAAACAGCTGACGTTCTCGCAAACTCAGCAAACGCATCATCCGCCGAAATCACCGGCATCGCACAAGGCCTGCAACAATCCGGCGCGGTCGCCAACCAATTCGGCCTGAGCCTCGAAGACACAGCAGCATCGTTGGGCATGCTCGCAAACGCCGGTATCCAAGGCAGCGACGCAGGCACCCTGCTGAAAACCACTCTCCTTGCCCTCACCGACCAAGGCAAACCAGCACAACAGGCCATGCAAGAGCTTGGCCTGACCGTGTACGACACGAACGGCAAGTTCGTCGGCATGTCCTCCCTCATGGGACAGCTGGAAAAAGCCTCCAAATCCATGTCTGAGGAACAATACCAGGCAGCCACCGCCACCCTATTCGGCTCCGACGCTATGCGCCTAGCTGGTGTTGCTGCACAGCAAGGCCAAGCCGGGTTCGACAAAATGCGTGAGGCCGTCGAAAAAGAAGGCGCAGCAGCTGAGGTAGCAGCAGCAAAAACAGAAGGACTACCGGGCGCTATCTCCCAGGTCTCCAACGCTGCGGAAGAACTAGGCCTGAAACTCTACGACCTTGGCAAAGGCCCAGCTGAGGCCGGGCTAAAACAGCTAGCCTCCGGCATCACCGCTATCTCGGACAACATGGATCGTGTCCCCTTCCCCGCATACGCCGCCGGGGTCGCAGCACTCGTGACCCGTTTCACCGGGCTTAACACCGCGCTGAACACCGGCACCGGGAACCTGGCTAAGTTCGCGGCCGAAACCCGTGCTGTGAAAGCAGCTGCCGACGCACAAGGCAAAAGCATTGGAAGTGTCAACGCTTCACTGCAGGTGCTTGGGCAGCATTCCCCAACGATTGAGCGGATGCACACCGCCTACCAGAAAGGCGCGCCGGGCCTGCAATTAGTGGCCCAGAAGCACAAGGCACTTGCTGCTGCTGCGAAACTGTCTGGTTCTGCATCGAAGGACTCGTTTACGGTTATTGATCGGATGGGGGCGCAGGCAGCGCACTCGTTCGTCGCATCCACCGCGAAGATGGGTAACGCTGCGACTGGGTTCGCCCGTGGCGGATTATCACTCATGAAATCCGGCATGGGTAGCCTCATGGGGGCTTTAGGTGGCCCGTGGGGGTTGGCGATCATGGGTGCGTCGTTTGCTTTAGGCAAACTTGCCGAAGAGCATATGAAAGCTAAGCAGGCTGAGGAAGACCACAAAGCTGCTGTTGACCAGTTGACTGAGTCGCTGAACGCGCAGTCTGGTGCGACGACGCAGGCGACCCGGGACTCTATGCTGAACCGTGCTGAAAAAGAAGGCGCACTGGTTGACGCATCCAAGGCCGGGTTTGAAGGCAGCACCGTTGTTGACGCGATGATGGGGCAAAAAGGTGCCCTCGCTGAGATTAAAGCGCAAGCCGACGGGGTGACAGCATCCTTTAATGAGGTGTCTAAAGCCACTAGGATTTCCCAAAAAGATTTTGAAGCATTCGGGGTCACTAACAATGACCTCGCCCGCGCTCTTGGTGGCAACGAAGAGGCCATGAACAAGGTGAAGGGTGCCGGGGTTTCTGGTGTCGCAGCGTTTGAGGATTTGAAATCGAAGCTGTCAGAATCTGAGCTTGCGTCTTTGCGTCTTGCTGAGGCTACGAGGGCTGCGTCTGGTGATCTGGATGAGGCTACTCAGGCTGCGAAAAGGAAAGCTGCTGCTGATAACAATTTGGTGAAAGCGGCTAAAGACACGTCGAAGGCGATGGGTTTGCTGAGGGATAGTGTTCTTGCTGTCCCTGATAGTAAAACTCTTGTCGTTAAGGCGGGGCCTGAGGTTGAGGATGCTAGGCAGAAGCTTGAGGAACTTGGGGCGAAGGTCTCTCAGCCGTTTAATGGTGAGGTTCGGATTGAGTTCCCTAACGGCATTGACATTAACACCATGTTGGATGAGCTTGGGGTTAAGGTCTCGACGTTGCCTGAGGGGCGGATCAAGATTGATAATCCTGATGCGCCGGAGGTGTTGAAGTCTCTTGAGCTGTTGGGGCTTAAGACAACGACTTTGCCGACTGGTGAGATCGTTATTGATTCTAATGATCCTGAGGTTACTCAGCGGATGGTTGAGCTTGGGATCCTGGTCAAGAATGGTGCTAATGGCACGGTGACGATTTCGGATAACTTTGATCCGACTTTAGCGAAAATCCGTGAAGTTAACGAAAACGATGGTAAGAAAACCTCCCAGGAACACACGATCGTTAACCGTATCCAGGAGTGGCGCGAATACTATGGCAGTGGCCGTACCGCGTCAACGTCTGGGACGTCTGTGGGTCAGCATTACAGTGTTGGTGGGCGTTTGCCCCGTAATGCGTCTGGTGATCGGACTCACGGTGGTTACCGTCTGCCACTGGCCGGCCCTGGCACTGACCGGACGGACGGTATCCTTGGGGTTGATGCTCAGGGTATTCCGGTGTCGTGGGTTGACCGGGGTGAGTGGATCACCAACCGGAAACGCAGCAGCATGTACAACCGCACATTGGCTGCGATTAACCGGGGCACCCCTAATCAGATCCTTGCGGCTCTTGCGAATGATCTTCCCCGTCATGCCGATGGTGGTGTGTCCGATAAGGTAAAGCAGGCCCTGGCTGGGATGAATGGCACCCCGTATGTTTTTGGTGGGTGGTCTACTGCCGGTACGGACTGTTCCGGTGCTGTGTCGATGGCGGTCAATGCTGCTGAGGGGCTGGACCCGTTCGATTCCCGTACTACGACGATGGGTGAGGCTGCTTGGCTTGAGGCTAAGGGCTACCAGCGTGGTAAGGGTGGGCCTGGTGATATGCGGGTCGCGTTCCTGAATGGTGGGCCGGGTGGTGGGCATACTGCTATCCAGTTGCCGGATGGCACCTATATTGAGTCCGGTGGGAATACTGGTGGTGGTTTGACGATTGGTGGTGCTGCTGGCCCGTTGGAGGGCCGGGGTTTCACTGATTGGTATTTCAAGCCGATGGGCACCGGTGATGGTGGTGTGTCTGTTGGGGGGAATGGTTCGCAGCTTGCGGGCACCTCCACATCCGCATCCGGTTCTGGTGGTTCTGTTGGTGGCAGTGTGTCTCGCCCGCAGGTCAGTATCAGCGACGGGTCTATGAGCGTGTTCCAGGCCGGGCAGCGCATGGGCATCGGTGGTGGCCTCGGTGCGTTAGCGCTGGTTAATGAAAACACTGTTGCAGCGTTCAATGATCTTGAAAAGGCCCGTGAGGATGAAATAAGCAGTGTTGAGGCGATTGCTGAGGCGGAAGAAAAGCTGGCTGAGGCGCGTGAAAACGCTGCTAAAGCTGGGGATGCCACGGCGGAAAAGGTCGCGGAAAAGGAACGTGCCCTGGCTAAGGCACGTGAAAAAGCGGCGGATGTTGACCAAAAGTCTGTCGACGAGATAGCGAAGAAGGAAGAGTCTCTAGCTAAAGCGCGGGAGAAGGGCGACCCGGACAAGATCGCTAAGGCTGAGGAGGATCTAGCTAAGGCTAGGGATGCTGCGCCGAAGAAAGCGCGGGATGCTGCGGACAAGATCGCTAAGGCTGAGCGCGAGTTGAAGAAAGCACGTGAGGCCGGGCCGGAGAAGGCGAAGAAGGCCGCTCGTGATGTTGAGCAGGCGGAAGAGAATCTTCGGAATGCTCGTGAGCAGTCGGTGGTGAATGCGAATCGGACGGCTGCTGCTGAGCGCCAGTATCGGTTGAAGCTTGCTCAGGCTCCGTTTGAGCAGGCTGCGTCGTTGGCTAATGCTTTTGGTGGCATTTTTAGTGCTGTTGGTGGAATGTATCAGGCGATGGCGGATGCGGAGCGGAGGAAACTCGACCAGGCTAAAGAAGCGCTGGGTATTTGGCAGCGTCAGATTGACGCGCAGAAAGCGGTGCAGGACGCGACCGAGGCCTCGACTGAGGCGATGCGGGAGCAGGTGAAGGCCCGCTGGCAGTCTGATCTTGCGGTGTCTGATGCCGAGTGGGAGCTGACGATGCACCGGAAGCGGTCTCAGAAGGAACTTTCTGAGGCTGTGCTGTTCGGGATCAATGTCACGGAGATGAAGGCCAAGACGGAGCGTCGTACGGCGGTGTTGGAGGCCCAGATCGCGTTCGAGAAGGCACAGCGTGATTTGACGGCGTTCTTGCGGGATAAGCAGCTGGCTGATAGTGCTTTTGAGATGGAGCGCTCCCACAAGCTGGCTGCGATTCAAACCTCTAGGTTGGCGTTGGTTGCTGGTGCTTTGGCGAGGATTCAGGGCGCCCTGAACATTGAGGAAATGAAGGCGCTGGAGATCAAAGCGATCAAGGCGCAGGGCATGGCCACGTCGGCTAATGGCCTGGGTGGGATCGTCGGTGGTATCGGCGGACTCATCGGCGCTTTGGGTATGGCGGCGGTGAACCCGCTTGGGGCGTTGGCTGCTGGCGCGGCTGCTATCGGTGGGATCATTAGTGGTGCCGGTCAGATGAGGGCCGGGCGGGCGCAGGTGAAGGCCGCTGAGGAACAACAGCGGGCGTTGCAGAATGTGGGGAAGGGTGACCCGAAGCTTATTCCGGGCCTGGACGGTAAGTCTCTTGAGGCGTTGGATTTGCAGGAGCAGCAGCTTGAGATTCAGATGTCGCAGGACAGGTTGCAGCGTCAGAAGGACGCGGCGAAGCAGCATGATTTGTTGCAGCAGCTGGTTGATAATGCGGAGAAGAACCTGGAGTATGCGAAGCGCGATGAGCGTCGGGCGGATGATTTAGCGTCCCTGTGGGATGACGGTAATTCGTTGAACGCGACGGCGTTTTTCCAGTTCGGTGGTTCTGGTTGGGCTGGTGGCGCGAAGCAGTTTACGGGGGCCACGGGTGGCGGGTTTGGGGGGCTGCGCGAGGCCCGGTTGTCGCCGGAGTCGTCGATGGTGGTTGAGAACGGGGCACAGAAGGCAGCGCGTCTTGGGTTGCCTTCGGCACCGGTCACGTCACCGGAGAATGTGACCGCTTCCACGTCGCTGCTGAATTTGCGGGAGACGAAGGCGATGCGGGTGACGATGGATGATCTGCTGGGTTTGGTGGAGCGGATTGAGGCTGTTGTCGCCAATGGTGGGGTTCAGGACAATGTTGGGGCTGTGTTCAACGGGGATGTGACGTTGGTGAACCATGACGCGGGGAATGCGGATAATCGGGCGTTGGCTGCGGCGCTTGCGAGGAAAGGATAA
- a CDS encoding collagen-like domain-containing protein, which translates to MTEEPQFSGTFHGVFVDDDDLVRTGRAWMEVTSGNGVVAVPLSAEHKRLERDVKRLHGEVQGSASQVSRDASSATQAQRGAEAASEAASKAQKEAESARDGAVEAQEAATESQRVASQAESASGEARDAAVGAQEAAESARDEASKHADSAREAQSAAESARDTASESADAASRAQLAAEQARDEAGRHSSTAGEARRGAESARDEASGHASTASKAVQEFKALPESVRWDGDRLTVGGKTSESLRGPKGEPGAPGKDGQVTFEALSPEQKAQLKGDKGDPGEPGRPGEPGKDGEPGKDGQPGKEGAPGKDGRTPVVSLQGDRLTVDGRPVGESLRGPQGEPGRDGARGPAGPPGPAGKDGSLAEIKGISDVPGLETALGEKADKSHSHELRDFVGLVEALMDKAPKSELRELQSQVNSAPKIQVVSSLPYSPDRSTIYVVTG; encoded by the coding sequence ATGACGGAAGAACCTCAATTCTCCGGCACATTCCACGGCGTGTTCGTCGATGATGATGACCTAGTCCGCACCGGCAGGGCGTGGATGGAGGTCACATCAGGTAATGGTGTTGTGGCGGTGCCGTTGTCGGCGGAGCATAAGCGCTTGGAGCGTGATGTGAAGCGGCTTCATGGTGAGGTGCAGGGGTCGGCGTCGCAGGTGTCGCGTGATGCGTCTTCGGCGACGCAGGCGCAGCGTGGGGCTGAGGCTGCTTCTGAGGCTGCGTCCAAGGCGCAGAAGGAGGCTGAAAGCGCGCGGGACGGGGCGGTCGAGGCTCAGGAGGCAGCTACTGAGTCGCAGCGGGTAGCGTCACAGGCTGAGTCCGCTTCGGGCGAGGCGCGGGACGCTGCTGTGGGCGCCCAGGAGGCTGCTGAGTCGGCGCGGGATGAGGCTAGTAAGCATGCTGATTCTGCGCGGGAGGCGCAGTCTGCTGCTGAAAGTGCGCGCGATACAGCGAGTGAGTCTGCCGATGCCGCGTCTCGGGCGCAGTTGGCTGCCGAGCAGGCGCGGGATGAAGCTGGCAGGCATTCCAGTACGGCTGGTGAGGCCCGGCGTGGTGCCGAAAGTGCGCGTGATGAAGCTTCCGGTCACGCTTCTACTGCGTCTAAAGCTGTTCAGGAGTTTAAGGCCTTGCCTGAGTCTGTCCGGTGGGATGGTGACCGGCTCACGGTTGGGGGCAAAACGTCTGAGTCGCTTCGTGGCCCTAAGGGTGAGCCTGGTGCCCCTGGCAAGGACGGCCAGGTCACGTTTGAGGCGTTGTCACCTGAGCAGAAAGCGCAGCTGAAGGGTGATAAGGGGGACCCTGGTGAGCCGGGACGGCCGGGTGAGCCGGGTAAGGATGGTGAGCCGGGTAAAGACGGGCAACCAGGTAAGGAAGGAGCGCCTGGAAAGGATGGGCGCACCCCTGTGGTGTCTTTGCAGGGTGACCGGTTGACTGTGGATGGCCGGCCGGTGGGTGAGTCTTTGCGAGGGCCTCAGGGTGAGCCGGGTCGGGACGGTGCCCGTGGCCCTGCTGGCCCCCCGGGGCCTGCGGGTAAGGATGGGTCACTTGCTGAGATCAAGGGCATTTCGGATGTGCCGGGGCTTGAGACGGCGCTGGGTGAGAAGGCTGATAAGTCCCATTCGCATGAGCTGCGTGATTTTGTGGGTTTAGTGGAGGCTCTGATGGATAAGGCACCGAAGTCGGAGCTGCGGGAGTTGCAGTCGCAGGTGAATTCGGCCCCGAAGATTCAGGTGGTGTCGTCCCTGCCGTATTCCCCTGATCGGTCAACGATTTATGTGGTGACCGGCTGA
- a CDS encoding carbohydrate-binding protein produces the protein MSIDTLKQQVQTLTPGEWSEFFGWCGTTEHARRQAQPLVDQAQAQVVAELQDAGKLPKPDALTDPEKLPEDTSDIPAWANPHTDHSAMYRQGDIVAHKQRVWVSNHPGLNHWEPGAMGVDSRIWEDITPKPEPEPDDLGEDEPFEGPVTTHWQAGLELKKGDTVSFEGATYEVLQDHTSAGHWPPDQAHSLYKAE, from the coding sequence ATGAGTATTGACACACTAAAACAGCAAGTCCAAACCCTCACCCCAGGTGAGTGGTCGGAGTTTTTCGGCTGGTGTGGAACCACCGAGCACGCCCGCAGGCAAGCTCAACCCCTCGTCGATCAAGCACAAGCGCAGGTGGTGGCAGAGCTCCAGGACGCGGGTAAGCTCCCCAAGCCGGACGCTTTGACTGACCCCGAAAAGCTCCCGGAGGACACCTCGGACATCCCGGCGTGGGCCAACCCCCACACTGACCACAGTGCCATGTACCGGCAGGGTGATATTGTCGCCCACAAGCAGCGCGTGTGGGTGTCGAATCACCCCGGCCTGAACCACTGGGAGCCAGGGGCTATGGGTGTGGACTCCCGTATCTGGGAGGACATCACCCCCAAGCCAGAACCGGAGCCGGACGACCTGGGGGAGGATGAGCCATTCGAGGGGCCAGTCACCACACACTGGCAGGCAGGCCTAGAACTCAAGAAAGGCGACACCGTGTCCTTCGAGGGCGCCACCTACGAGGTGTTGCAGGATCACACGTCAGCGGGGCATTGGCCACCAGACCAAGCCCACAGCCTCTACAAGGCCGAGTAA